A single genomic interval of Schistocerca americana isolate TAMUIC-IGC-003095 chromosome 2, iqSchAmer2.1, whole genome shotgun sequence harbors:
- the LOC124593847 gene encoding neuroligin-3-like — MVTREVRIKQGWLQGLVMELQSPNLGPVDAFLGVPYALAPVGSKRFVPPSAPPPWEGLREAFSYAPVCPQRPPNMQDVSDERYNYLKRLLPYLSNTSEDCLYLNIYVPQQGRHALSHHRLPGT; from the coding sequence ATGGTGACTCGCGAGGTGCGGATCAAGCAGGGCTGGCTGCAGGGCCTGGTGATGGAGCTGCAGAGCCCGAACCTCGGCCCCGTGGACGCCTTCCTGGGCGTGCCGTACGCGCTGGCGCCCGTCGGCTCCAAGCGCTTCGTGCCGCCGTCGGCGCCGCCGCCGTGGGAGGGCCTGCGAGAGGCGTTCAGCTACGCGCCCGTCTGCCCGCAGCGGCCGCCCAACATGCAGGACGTCAGCGACGAGCGCTACAACTACCTCAAGCGCCTGCTGCCGTACCTCTCCAACACCAGCGAGGACTGCCTCTACCTCAACATCTACGTCCCGCAACAAGGTAGGCACGCGCTTTCGCACCACCGactgccgggcacttaa